CGCAAACCGGCGGCAGTGGCGCGCGCCTGAGGCTACGGCGCCTCTCTCTTTTGCGAAAAGAATGTCCGCAATATCTCGGCCGATTGCACCTCGTTGAAGCCGGAATAGACTTCCGGAGCGTGATGGCAGGTCGGCTGCGCATAAAATCGCACGCCATTGTCGACGCCGCCGCCTTTCGGGTCCTCGGCGCCGTAATAGAGCCTGCGGATACGCGCAAATGAGATGGCTGCCGCGCACATGGTGCAAGGCTCGAGCGTCACATAGAGATCGGCACCGACCAGACGCTCCTGGCCGAGTGCTTCGCAGGCCA
This Rhizobium acidisoli DNA region includes the following protein-coding sequences:
- a CDS encoding nucleoside deaminase is translated as MEMALKEARAAGERGEVPIGAVVVIDDIAVSRSGNRTRELNDVTAHAEIAAIRLACEALGQERLVGADLYVTLEPCTMCAAAISFARIRRLYYGAEDPKGGGVDNGVRFYAQPTCHHAPEVYSGFNEVQSAEILRTFFSQKREAP